The Vespula vulgaris chromosome 17, iyVesVulg1.1, whole genome shotgun sequence genome includes a window with the following:
- the LOC127069899 gene encoding probable 39S ribosomal protein L24, mitochondrial codes for MRLTNNLFTRVAEWTKKYSNLPDSYIERTMRQVYWRTPRGKPQYLRRTHERKRYWFSIYKPWTNNFKLENSKMKLPPYIHIEPIKDWSFFRGDRVEILIGKDKGKQGIVKEIIQERNWVIVEGLNTKLEHVGKNKTFPGIHVLVEQPLLVTTDVALVDPHDLNGTKIEWRYTDEGKKVRVSVRTGRIIPIPESALETIDYKLPKLYKDQSKDTPKEEVAKVTFKPALKTFEMDIMDNMGIKEDRTPKKSYWY; via the exons ATGAGGTtaactaataatttatttacaagaGTAGCAGAATGgacgaagaaatattctaatttgCCCGATTCCTACATAGAACGTACTATGCGACAA gTTTATTGGCGAACTCCTCGAGGCAAACCGCAATATCTTCGACGAACTCACGAACGTAAACGTTACTGGTTCTCTATTTATAAACCATGGACGAATAATTTTAAGTTAGAAAatagtaaaatgaaattacctccttacatacatatagaacCTATAAAAGATTGGAGTTTCTTTCGTGGCGACAGG gttgaaatattaataggaAAGGATAAAGGTAAACAAGGtatagtaaaagaaataatacagGAAAGGAATTGGGTTATCGTAGAAGGTCTTAATACCAAATTAGAACATgttggaaaaaataaaacatttcctGGAATACATGTATTGGTGGAGCAACCATTATTAGTTACCACTGACGTCGCTTTGGTTGATCCTCAcgattt GAATGGAACTAAGATAGAATGGAGGTATACGGATGAAGGTAAGAAGGTACGTGTATCTGTTAGAACTGGTAGGATAATTCCAATTCCTGAATCCGCATTGGAAACGATAGATTATAAGCTTCCAAAGCTTTATAAAGATCAAAGTAAAGATACACCTAAAGAGGAAGTAGCAAAAGTAACATTCAAA CCAGCtttaaaaacttttgaaaTGGATATTATGGATAATATGGGTATCAAGGAAGATCGTACACCTAAAAAATCTTATTGGTATTAG